Proteins found in one Methylobacterium sp. CB376 genomic segment:
- a CDS encoding histidine kinase, with product MASVRASRACILIAEDEVLIGFDLADQLALRGFETAGPFTTCADAERWLRSNEPAGAVLDNSLADGPCDALAQDLESRGIPFVVYSGHDHSNESSPVFQRAPWIIKPDSIEEVIGQLSKLIDRR from the coding sequence ATGGCCAGTGTACGCGCATCGCGTGCCTGTATCCTCATCGCGGAGGACGAGGTGTTGATCGGCTTCGATCTTGCCGACCAGCTGGCACTCCGTGGATTTGAGACTGCTGGCCCCTTCACAACGTGCGCTGATGCCGAGCGGTGGCTACGTTCCAACGAGCCTGCCGGTGCGGTGCTCGACAACTCGCTTGCAGATGGGCCGTGCGATGCGCTTGCCCAGGATCTTGAGAGCCGTGGCATACCCTTCGTTGTCTACAGCGGTCATGACCACTCGAACGAATCTTCGCCCGTTTTCCAGCGCGCGCCTTGGATCATAAAACCAGATTCCATTGAAGAAGTCATAGGTCAATTGAGCAAATTGATAGATAGGAGGTAG
- a CDS encoding sensor histidine kinase — MRAYQILDTPREDNFDEIVHLAAQICRAPMAAISLVEDRRQWFKAEVGLGIRETPINASVCATTVITPGLSVVPDMSVDPRFAANPLIANYPHLRFYAGARLETADGLPLGSLCVLDRTPREGLSSEQASALMTLARQVTNQFELRQAVAERNEALSILRQTEARQLLLVRELHHRTRNNLAVLQALFGASARASRSVNDLYHSFSDRIASLARTQSLLSDDYWQTAGLHDILSHEFEWHISISNGRVTLNGPELDLAADLAIPLGMVLHELRSNSERHGALSSTSGKVEVKWDLVRRDGKRLLHLVWSEHNRVGVKPPSRAGVGTKIQRMLEVQCGAEVTVDYLPEGLTVTVTAPLIEARLVPAY, encoded by the coding sequence TTGCGCGCCTACCAGATTCTCGATACTCCCAGGGAGGACAATTTCGACGAAATCGTCCATTTAGCGGCGCAAATCTGCCGGGCACCAATGGCTGCCATCAGCCTCGTGGAAGATCGCAGGCAATGGTTTAAGGCCGAAGTCGGCCTGGGCATCAGAGAAACACCTATCAACGCTTCAGTTTGCGCCACGACAGTCATTACGCCTGGACTCTCCGTCGTACCCGACATGAGCGTGGACCCGAGATTCGCTGCCAATCCTCTGATCGCCAACTATCCTCACCTTCGATTCTATGCAGGGGCACGGCTGGAGACAGCCGACGGCCTGCCGCTCGGCAGTCTCTGCGTGCTTGACCGTACCCCCCGCGAGGGGCTGAGTAGTGAACAGGCGTCCGCGCTGATGACCTTAGCTCGGCAGGTGACAAACCAGTTTGAGCTTCGCCAGGCCGTGGCCGAACGCAACGAGGCACTCTCGATCCTACGCCAGACCGAAGCGCGGCAGCTCCTGCTCGTTCGCGAGCTTCACCACCGCACGCGCAACAATCTCGCGGTACTCCAAGCCCTGTTCGGCGCTTCAGCGCGAGCGAGTCGCAGCGTCAATGACCTATACCACTCCTTCTCCGACCGGATCGCCTCCCTCGCCCGAACACAATCGTTGTTGTCCGACGACTACTGGCAAACTGCGGGCCTGCACGACATCCTCTCGCATGAATTCGAGTGGCACATCAGCATTAGCAATGGCCGCGTAACGCTGAATGGGCCTGAGCTTGACCTTGCTGCGGACCTCGCCATCCCGCTCGGCATGGTCCTCCATGAACTCAGGTCGAATAGCGAACGCCACGGTGCACTCTCCTCAACCAGTGGCAAGGTCGAGGTGAAATGGGATCTTGTACGGCGAGACGGCAAGCGCCTGCTACATCTCGTCTGGTCGGAGCACAACAGGGTCGGAGTGAAGCCGCCGTCCCGTGCCGGCGTCGGCACGAAAATTCAGCGGATGCTGGAGGTGCAGTGCGGGGCAGAAGTGACAGTTGACTATCTACCCGAGGGCCTCACCGTCACGGTGACTGCCCCGCTTATCGAAGCAAGGCTGGTTCCTGCGTATTAA
- the groL gene encoding chaperonin GroEL (60 kDa chaperone family; promotes refolding of misfolded polypeptides especially under stressful conditions; forms two stacked rings of heptamers to form a barrel-shaped 14mer; ends can be capped by GroES; misfolded proteins enter the barrel where they are refolded when GroES binds), which translates to MAAKDVRFSSDAREKMLRGVDILANAVKVTLGPKGRNVVLEKSFGAPRITKDGVTVAKEIELADKFENMGAQMVREVASKTSDLAGDGTTTATVLAQAIVKEGAKYVAAGMNPMDLKRGIDLATAATVKDITGRARKVVSSEGIAQVGTISANGDKEIGEMIAQAMQKVGNEGVITAEEAKTAVTELDVVEGMQFDRGYLSPYFITNAEKMIADLEDPYILIHEKKLSSLQAMLPVLEAVVQTGKPLLIVAEDIEGEALATLVVNKLRGGLKVAAVKAPGFGDRRKAMLEDIAILTAGQMIAEDLGIKLENVTLPMLGRAKRVRIEKENTTIIDGAGEKADIEARVAQIKAQIEETTSDYDREKLQERLAKLAGGVAIIRVGGSTEVEVKEKKDRVEDALHATRAAVEEGIVPGGGTALLRAQAAVAALTSDNPDVQAGIKIVLRALEAPIRQIAENAGVEGSIVVGQISNNTGSETYGFNAQTEEYVDLLEAGVVDPAKVVRTAMQGAASVAGLLVTTEAMVADAPKKESSAPAMPGGGMGGMDF; encoded by the coding sequence ATGGCTGCCAAGGACGTTCGTTTCTCCTCCGACGCGCGCGAGAAGATGCTGCGCGGTGTCGACATCCTCGCCAACGCCGTGAAGGTGACGCTCGGCCCCAAGGGCCGCAACGTCGTGCTCGAGAAGAGCTTCGGGGCTCCCCGCATCACCAAGGACGGCGTGACCGTCGCCAAGGAGATCGAACTCGCCGACAAGTTCGAGAACATGGGCGCCCAGATGGTGCGCGAGGTGGCCTCGAAGACCAGCGATCTCGCCGGTGATGGCACCACGACCGCCACCGTGCTGGCCCAGGCCATCGTCAAGGAAGGCGCCAAGTACGTCGCCGCCGGCATGAACCCGATGGACCTCAAGCGCGGCATCGACCTCGCCACCGCCGCCACCGTGAAGGACATTACTGGCCGCGCCAGGAAAGTTGTCTCGTCGGAGGGGATTGCCCAGGTCGGCACGATCTCGGCCAACGGCGACAAGGAGATCGGCGAGATGATCGCCCAGGCCATGCAGAAGGTCGGCAACGAGGGCGTGATCACGGCTGAAGAAGCGAAGACCGCCGTGACCGAGCTCGACGTCGTCGAGGGCATGCAGTTCGACCGCGGCTACCTCTCCCCGTACTTCATCACGAACGCGGAGAAGATGATCGCCGATCTCGAGGATCCTTACATCCTGATCCACGAGAAGAAGCTGTCGTCGCTGCAGGCGATGCTGCCGGTGCTCGAGGCGGTGGTGCAGACCGGCAAGCCGCTGCTGATCGTGGCCGAGGACATCGAGGGCGAGGCGCTGGCCACGCTGGTGGTCAACAAGCTGCGCGGCGGTCTGAAGGTGGCGGCCGTGAAGGCGCCGGGCTTCGGCGACCGGCGCAAGGCGATGCTGGAGGACATCGCGATCCTGACCGCCGGTCAGATGATCGCGGAGGATCTCGGCATCAAGCTGGAGAACGTGACGCTGCCGATGCTCGGGCGGGCCAAGCGGGTGCGGATCGAGAAGGAGAACACCACGATCATCGATGGGGCCGGGGAGAAGGCGGACATCGAGGCGCGGGTGGCGCAGATCAAGGCGCAGATCGAGGAGACGACCTCGGACTACGACCGGGAGAAGCTGCAGGAGCGCCTGGCCAAGCTCGCGGGCGGAGTTGCGATCATCCGCGTCGGCGGTTCGACCGAGGTCGAGGTCAAGGAGAAGAAGGACCGTGTAGAGGACGCCCTTCACGCCACCCGCGCGGCGGTGGAGGAGGGCATCGTCCCGGGCGGCGGCACCGCGCTCCTGCGGGCCCAGGCGGCCGTGGCCGCGCTCACGAGCGATAACCCGGATGTCCAGGCTGGCATCAAGATCGTGCTCAGGGCGCTGGAGGCCCCGATCCGCCAAATCGCCGAGAACGCGGGCGTCGAGGGCTCGATCGTGGTCGGCCAGATCTCCAACAACACGGGCTCTGAGACGTACGGCTTCAACGCCCAGACCGAGGAGTACGTGGACCTGCTCGAGGCCGGTGTCGTCGATCCGGCCAAGGTGGTGCGCACGGCCATGCAGGGTGCGGCCTCGGTCGCCGGCCTGCTCGTCACCACGGAGGCGATGGTGGCGGATGCGCCGAAGAAGGAAAGCTCGGCTCCCGCCATGCCCGGCGGCGGCATGGGCGGCATGGACTTCTGA
- a CDS encoding sensor histidine kinase, whose amino-acid sequence MLAIVPVQQAYEPDPLRDLLNGLRDGFIALDERWCFTEMNPAAETHFGRGRESALGAPIQDLILPFAGSEIEARWRHVLVSGEPALFEAPSAVRPDRITEFNVFRFGAGLGVTFRDVTDARQADAALRESQSRLEIATEAARLGVWDWNLLTDEMVYSERACAIHGLSPHAPVTLDMLRGATHPQDLPRTTEMAERALDPAIRERVPYEYRIIRPSDDTVRWVLAHGEAVFAPVDGVERAVRYAGTLQDITAQLEAEEALRSSEGRLRLALDAGRMAVWAYDVATDSVQGSAELNRIYGFPPEACPTLGEFRSRYYPGDRERLTAAWSEARARDDRYFEAEHRCVWPDGSVRWLLLRAETKEDSAGQPANIVGVVLDITARKRAEEHRALLLHELNHRVKNTLATVQAIAHQTFRGDSSDRTETFEARLLALSKAHDLLTRESWEGANLTEIVSAAIAPFRRTDGTRFQIVGRQVWLAPRIALALAMALHELGTNAAKYGALSTMSGRVLIGWSVSGSKPTHLILRWSEQGGPSVVPPTRKGFGTRLIERTLASEMRGDVDISYEPTGVECALGIALDDDASSPPV is encoded by the coding sequence ATGCTCGCCATCGTGCCTGTTCAGCAGGCGTATGAGCCAGATCCGCTCAGAGACCTCCTAAACGGCTTACGGGACGGCTTCATCGCCCTCGATGAACGGTGGTGCTTCACCGAGATGAACCCGGCCGCGGAGACGCACTTCGGCCGCGGCCGCGAGAGCGCGCTCGGCGCACCCATTCAAGACCTGATCCTCCCCTTCGCTGGAAGTGAGATCGAGGCACGCTGGCGGCACGTGCTGGTCTCAGGTGAGCCGGCCCTCTTCGAGGCACCCTCGGCCGTGCGACCGGACCGCATCACTGAGTTCAACGTGTTTCGGTTCGGCGCGGGCCTGGGCGTCACATTCCGAGACGTGACGGACGCTCGGCAGGCCGACGCCGCTCTTCGAGAGAGCCAGTCCCGCCTAGAAATCGCTACGGAAGCGGCGCGGCTTGGTGTCTGGGACTGGAACTTGCTCACCGACGAGATGGTCTACTCGGAGCGAGCGTGTGCCATCCACGGTCTCTCCCCGCACGCTCCGGTCACCCTGGACATGCTGCGCGGCGCCACCCATCCCCAGGATCTGCCCCGTACCACTGAGATGGCCGAGCGCGCCCTCGATCCGGCCATTCGGGAGCGCGTCCCCTATGAATATCGCATCATCAGGCCCTCTGACGACACGGTTCGTTGGGTGCTGGCACACGGCGAGGCCGTATTTGCTCCTGTGGATGGCGTCGAACGAGCGGTCCGCTATGCTGGCACGCTTCAGGATATCACCGCCCAACTTGAGGCCGAGGAGGCCCTGCGCTCCAGCGAGGGCCGCCTCCGCCTCGCCCTAGACGCGGGTCGAATGGCCGTGTGGGCCTACGACGTCGCGACCGACTCGGTCCAGGGCTCAGCGGAACTCAACCGCATCTACGGCTTCCCGCCCGAGGCGTGTCCGACGCTGGGTGAATTCCGATCCCGCTACTATCCCGGTGACCGAGAGAGGCTGACCGCCGCCTGGAGCGAGGCGCGAGCGCGCGATGACCGCTACTTCGAGGCAGAGCACCGATGCGTGTGGCCGGACGGAAGCGTTCGGTGGCTGCTCCTGAGGGCCGAAACCAAGGAAGACAGTGCTGGGCAGCCGGCCAACATCGTCGGTGTGGTGCTGGACATCACAGCGAGAAAGCGGGCCGAGGAGCACCGAGCACTGCTCCTCCACGAACTGAACCACCGCGTGAAGAACACCCTCGCCACCGTGCAGGCCATCGCCCATCAGACGTTCAGGGGAGATTCCAGCGACCGGACGGAGACGTTCGAGGCGCGGCTGCTCGCCTTATCCAAGGCCCACGACCTGCTCACGCGTGAGAGTTGGGAAGGGGCGAACCTGACTGAGATCGTGTCGGCAGCTATTGCGCCTTTCCGCCGGACGGACGGCACGCGCTTCCAGATCGTCGGCCGTCAGGTCTGGTTGGCACCGCGGATTGCGCTGGCGCTCGCCATGGCGCTGCATGAGTTGGGTACGAATGCGGCCAAGTATGGGGCGCTGTCCACGATGAGCGGTCGCGTTCTGATCGGCTGGTCTGTTTCCGGTTCGAAGCCCACCCACCTCATTCTGCGCTGGTCGGAACAGGGCGGTCCCTCGGTGGTGCCCCCGACACGCAAAGGGTTCGGTACGCGTCTGATCGAGCGCACGTTAGCGAGCGAGATGCGGGGAGATGTGGACATCAGCTACGAGCCGACTGGTGTTGAGTGTGCCTTGGGGATCGCTCTCGATGATGACGCGAGCAGTCCACCGGTTTAG
- the groES gene encoding co-chaperone GroES has protein sequence MKFRPLHDRVVVRRIEAEEKTKGGIIIPDTAKEKPQEGEVIAVGPGARDESGKVAPLDVKAGDRVLFGKWSGTEVRLDGQDLLIMKESDIMGVLA, from the coding sequence ATGAAGTTTCGTCCGCTGCACGACCGTGTCGTCGTCCGCCGCATCGAGGCGGAGGAGAAGACCAAAGGTGGCATCATCATCCCCGATACCGCTAAGGAGAAGCCGCAGGAGGGAGAGGTTATCGCTGTCGGCCCGGGTGCACGCGACGAGTCCGGCAAGGTGGCCCCCCTTGACGTGAAGGCCGGCGACCGCGTCCTGTTCGGCAAGTGGTCGGGTACCGAGGTTCGCCTCGACGGTCAGGACCTCCTGATCATGAAGGAGTCCGACATCATGGGCGTCCTCGCCTGA
- the ugpB gene encoding sn-glycerol-3-phosphate ABC transporter substrate-binding protein UgpB — translation MSPVTPHAATELQLWHSLDGANGALVARIAEEFNASQSTYRVITIYKGPYAETINGGIAAYRAGVAPHLLQVFEVGNGTMAAAIGAVKPVSEVLSAAGSTVAPDAFLPVIATNYLARDGSMLSLPFNISAMVMWVNLDRFQQAGLDPQRLPETWPQVFVAARALKHAEPSKCALSTAWPTWAHIEQLSAWHGQPVASRANGLDGFDAELVFNKPLQVRHLQNIVDLNREGAFSYSGRTNRGEAQFISGECGIFLTSSSMYGTIAARGHFRWAIQPMPYYPDLVDTPKNAILGGGSLYVMQGKTSQEYAGVAAFLNFVLSFPVQSLIYRNSGYMPVTRAAYADAQASGFYKRYPMLQVAVREITDREPTRETSGLRLGNMLQIRDIWADEIEAALAGTKAPQQALDDAVARGNAVLRLFQRRTSR, via the coding sequence ATGTCACCCGTCACTCCCCACGCGGCCACCGAGCTTCAGCTCTGGCACTCTCTCGACGGCGCGAACGGCGCCCTGGTGGCCCGGATAGCGGAAGAATTCAACGCCTCGCAGAGTACCTACCGGGTCATCACGATTTACAAGGGCCCGTACGCTGAGACGATCAATGGTGGGATCGCGGCTTACCGAGCGGGCGTCGCACCTCACCTCCTGCAGGTCTTCGAGGTCGGGAACGGAACAATGGCAGCGGCGATCGGCGCCGTGAAGCCCGTCTCGGAAGTGCTGAGTGCGGCTGGAAGCACGGTCGCGCCTGACGCATTCCTGCCAGTCATCGCGACCAATTACCTCGCCCGTGATGGCAGTATGCTGTCGCTGCCCTTTAACATCTCGGCAATGGTAATGTGGGTCAATCTCGACCGATTTCAACAGGCAGGTCTTGATCCTCAGCGCCTTCCCGAGACGTGGCCGCAAGTATTCGTAGCTGCTCGGGCGTTAAAACATGCAGAGCCGTCCAAGTGTGCGCTCTCGACCGCATGGCCCACATGGGCTCATATCGAGCAGCTGTCGGCATGGCACGGCCAGCCGGTCGCAAGTCGCGCGAACGGCCTCGACGGATTCGATGCTGAGCTCGTCTTTAACAAGCCGCTCCAAGTACGTCACTTGCAGAACATCGTTGATCTGAACCGCGAGGGTGCGTTCAGCTACTCAGGCCGCACGAATCGCGGGGAGGCACAATTTATTTCGGGCGAGTGCGGTATCTTTTTGACTTCCTCCAGTATGTACGGGACGATTGCAGCGCGAGGGCATTTTCGCTGGGCGATCCAACCGATGCCTTACTATCCCGATCTTGTCGATACGCCTAAAAACGCTATCCTGGGCGGTGGATCTCTGTACGTCATGCAGGGAAAGACGTCGCAGGAATATGCTGGCGTAGCTGCATTCTTGAATTTTGTATTGAGTTTCCCTGTGCAATCCCTCATCTACCGCAATTCCGGCTACATGCCAGTTACCCGCGCAGCCTACGCCGATGCTCAGGCGTCCGGATTTTACAAGCGTTACCCTATGCTTCAGGTCGCGGTTCGCGAGATAACGGATCGAGAGCCGACGCGTGAAACTTCGGGCCTGCGGCTGGGCAATATGCTGCAGATCCGCGATATTTGGGCGGATGAGATTGAGGCGGCGCTCGCCGGTACGAAAGCACCGCAGCAAGCTCTGGACGATGCAGTGGCTCGCGGCAACGCTGTGTTGCGGCTGTTCCAACGCAGAACCTCTCGATAA
- a CDS encoding IS630 family transposase — MAQTVCVIPSATDLTRLSAIVTDRARALKHIQRARIVLLSAERLPVLDVARQAGVGRPAVWRWQQRYAEEGVEGLLRDKTRPPGKPPHSADTVAGVLALTCSEPPGEVTHWTGRAVADAVGISLRSVQRIWDAHRLQPHRVRSFKRSNDPAFAAKVEDIVGLYMDPPRHAVVLSLDEKSQIQALERTRPSRGVRPGRPETQTHDYVRHGTTALFAALNVLDGTVIGRCMQRHRHDEFLRFLNTIEAEVPAGKVIHVILDNYATHKHPKVRAWLARHPRWTFHFTPTSASWMTAVEGFFSALTRRRLKRGSFSGIVDLQAAINRSIAEHNHRPKPFVWTKPAAAILDAVNGTAAPSKCQMSHCTSVTGIGVNPF; from the coding sequence ATGGCTCAGACTGTCTGTGTGATCCCGAGTGCCACCGACCTAACGCGCCTGTCCGCCATCGTCACCGATCGGGCGCGGGCCCTCAAGCACATCCAGCGCGCCCGTATCGTCCTGCTCTCGGCCGAGCGCCTCCCCGTCCTGGACGTCGCCCGGCAGGCGGGCGTCGGCCGGCCCGCCGTCTGGCGCTGGCAGCAGCGCTACGCCGAAGAAGGCGTCGAGGGTCTGCTGCGCGACAAGACCCGCCCGCCCGGCAAGCCGCCCCATTCCGCCGACACCGTGGCCGGGGTGCTCGCCCTCACCTGCTCCGAGCCGCCCGGCGAGGTCACCCATTGGACAGGTCGGGCCGTGGCGGACGCCGTCGGGATCTCCCTGCGCTCCGTCCAGCGCATCTGGGACGCGCACCGCCTGCAGCCGCATCGCGTGCGCAGCTTCAAGCGCTCGAACGATCCTGCCTTCGCCGCGAAGGTCGAGGACATCGTGGGCCTCTACATGGATCCACCGCGCCACGCTGTGGTGCTGTCGCTGGACGAGAAGAGCCAGATCCAGGCCCTGGAGCGCACCCGCCCGAGCCGAGGCGTGAGGCCGGGCCGCCCCGAGACCCAGACCCACGACTACGTCCGGCACGGCACTACGGCGCTGTTTGCGGCGCTCAACGTGCTGGACGGCACCGTGATCGGCCGCTGCATGCAGCGTCACCGCCACGACGAGTTCCTGCGCTTCCTCAACACCATCGAAGCCGAGGTGCCGGCCGGCAAGGTAATCCACGTGATCCTGGACAACTATGCCACCCACAAGCACCCGAAGGTGCGGGCTTGGCTGGCCCGGCATCCGCGCTGGACCTTCCACTTCACTCCGACCTCGGCCTCGTGGATGACCGCGGTCGAAGGCTTCTTCTCGGCCCTGACCCGGCGCAGGCTAAAGCGTGGCAGCTTCAGCGGGATCGTGGACCTTCAGGCCGCGATCAATCGCTCCATCGCCGAGCACAATCACAGGCCCAAGCCCTTCGTCTGGACCAAGCCGGCCGCCGCCATCCTCGACGCCGTCAACGGCACCGCTGCACCATCCAAATGCCAAATGAGTCACTGCACTTCTGTAACGGGCATTGGTGTCAATCCCTTCTGA
- a CDS encoding ATP-binding protein, translating into MRSAGVSRRVFTVGAIPVVIAVLIALAAWALLIEAERARDGAVLSSETFHTFTFLHKTRDDYVGRTSVPRAAARSHFDRLAAEASAQLAKLRQIGRTADQLARVETARRDLTAQIEQMRSLVQLEGDLEVASTQMARRADTLVVLTDAERQRQQAQNARMVSVLTRTDAALELSQRVVSALRDLREAISAVELNKTRVGQPVFQIEFDELEADIRLLNLTGAQLHTALLAAERGAEADELTTLLRSYRERSQSDGGLSRVIAEGFELTRATQSGSALIAWCDRLIRENADKQRRLQAEVAALIRSSVSSNEAELTAQSIALAALRLAQQSASALARRSIEEVSNVVVEGTYLAGRAHSLAMPLGIQGDMMAAIQGWRESLAATVEKVREQNALIAEMDRRDTVIAANAQALSRAFIDDANRFGSSIRRLLLAGAAGALLLGTIAVVSVARSITRPLRLLTSSVLRATSDPSIEHIDLAARPDELGDIARASNTFLAELRRREDGWRDAARRADEALTTLRQTQDDLVRSEKLASLGQLVAGVSHEISTPLGIALTTSTQVQVDSASFEALVNENRLSRSRLTQYASRMREGAQLVTTNLMRASDLLYSFKQVASDQVLEERRVIDLGAWTEDLLKSLRALARPGRHELAVDCPGDLSLDTYPGILAQVLTNAVKNAIDHGSREDHILRATIKARAEGMQVAIEIIDNGAGIEPQYLDRVFDPFFTTARASGGTGLGLHIIHNLVVHRLHGSVEIQSAVGQGTRLKLKIPCHLG; encoded by the coding sequence ATGAGATCAGCTGGCGTTTCCCGCCGCGTTTTCACCGTCGGCGCCATTCCTGTCGTTATTGCCGTTCTTATTGCTCTGGCCGCCTGGGCACTCCTGATTGAGGCGGAGCGGGCACGCGACGGAGCTGTGCTCTCAAGTGAGACATTTCACACATTCACCTTCCTTCATAAGACGCGCGACGACTATGTCGGCCGGACTTCCGTTCCCCGTGCAGCTGCGCGTAGCCACTTTGACAGGCTGGCCGCCGAGGCATCCGCTCAGCTTGCAAAGCTCCGGCAAATCGGGCGGACGGCGGATCAGCTCGCCCGGGTCGAAACCGCTAGACGCGATCTCACCGCACAAATCGAACAAATGCGTTCCCTTGTGCAGCTCGAGGGTGATCTCGAGGTTGCCTCGACCCAGATGGCGCGCCGGGCTGACACGCTTGTCGTACTAACAGACGCCGAGCGCCAGCGCCAACAGGCCCAAAATGCCCGCATGGTTTCGGTCCTCACCAGAACAGACGCTGCACTCGAGCTCAGCCAACGGGTGGTCAGTGCCCTCCGTGATCTCCGGGAGGCAATCTCGGCAGTTGAGCTGAACAAGACGCGTGTCGGGCAGCCCGTCTTCCAGATCGAGTTCGACGAGCTGGAAGCGGATATCCGGCTTCTTAACTTGACCGGCGCACAGCTACATACAGCGCTCCTGGCGGCCGAACGCGGGGCTGAGGCCGACGAGCTGACGACGCTGCTGCGGTCTTACCGCGAAAGAAGCCAGAGTGATGGCGGTCTGAGCCGTGTCATCGCCGAGGGCTTCGAACTCACGCGCGCTACGCAGTCAGGAAGCGCTCTTATCGCCTGGTGCGACAGGCTGATTCGGGAGAATGCTGATAAGCAGCGGCGTCTTCAAGCGGAGGTCGCGGCGCTGATCCGGAGCTCCGTCTCGTCGAACGAAGCGGAGCTGACGGCGCAGAGCATCGCGCTAGCAGCCCTCCGGCTTGCCCAGCAATCCGCCTCCGCTCTCGCTCGGCGCAGCATCGAGGAGGTGTCGAACGTCGTCGTCGAGGGCACCTATCTCGCTGGTCGCGCCCACAGCCTCGCAATGCCCTTGGGTATTCAGGGCGACATGATGGCCGCGATCCAGGGTTGGCGCGAAAGTCTCGCCGCCACTGTCGAAAAGGTCCGAGAGCAAAACGCCTTGATCGCCGAGATGGACCGTCGCGACACCGTTATTGCTGCAAACGCTCAGGCACTCAGCCGGGCCTTCATCGACGATGCCAACCGCTTCGGCTCTTCGATCCGCCGACTGCTCCTTGCGGGCGCAGCGGGCGCCCTGCTGCTTGGCACAATCGCTGTGGTTAGCGTCGCACGCTCTATCACGAGGCCGCTGCGCCTGCTCACAAGCAGCGTGCTGCGGGCGACCTCGGACCCGAGCATCGAGCATATTGATCTCGCCGCTCGGCCTGACGAGCTCGGCGACATCGCACGCGCCTCGAATACCTTCTTGGCCGAGCTGCGGCGGCGCGAGGACGGCTGGAGAGATGCTGCACGGCGTGCCGACGAAGCGCTGACCACCCTGCGCCAAACCCAGGACGATCTCGTGCGCTCGGAGAAGCTCGCCTCATTGGGGCAGCTCGTGGCGGGTGTTTCTCACGAGATCAGCACCCCGCTCGGAATTGCGTTGACCACCTCAACTCAAGTCCAGGTCGACTCGGCGTCCTTCGAGGCCCTTGTAAATGAGAACCGCCTCTCACGCTCACGCCTGACGCAATACGCTTCGCGAATGCGCGAGGGGGCGCAGCTGGTGACCACGAACCTGATGCGCGCTTCCGACCTCCTCTACAGCTTCAAGCAAGTAGCCTCTGATCAAGTTCTCGAGGAGCGGCGCGTTATCGACCTGGGTGCCTGGACTGAGGATCTCCTGAAAAGCTTACGCGCGCTCGCGCGGCCGGGTCGGCACGAGCTCGCGGTGGACTGTCCGGGCGATCTCAGCCTCGACACTTATCCGGGCATACTCGCCCAGGTGCTGACTAATGCTGTGAAGAACGCGATCGACCATGGCTCGCGAGAGGATCACATCCTTCGAGCAACGATCAAAGCGAGAGCCGAAGGAATGCAAGTAGCAATCGAAATAATAGATAACGGTGCGGGCATTGAACCTCAGTATCTCGATCGTGTTTTCGACCCATTTTTTACTACCGCCCGCGCTTCTGGCGGAACAGGCCTCGGTTTGCACATCATCCACAACCTTGTTGTGCACCGACTCCACGGCAGTGTAGAGATACAGAGTGCAGTAGGACAAGGTACCCGTTTGAAACTGAAAATTCCGTGCCACCTTGGGTAA